The Flaviramulus sp. BrNp1-15 genome includes the window TATTGTTTTTGCAACCATTCGTAATTGAGCTGCTAAATTATTGTATTCTGGTAGTATAGTTGAAAACTCTGGTATGGTTTCTACAGCTGTTTGAAATTCAATACTAGATTCATTGGATGTTTTAATAGTATTTTTATATGTATTTTTAAAAATGTCTTGATAATCTCTTTCCAGCATAGAGTTTAATGCCTGAGTACGAAGTTGGTTAAAACCGTTTGATTCTCCATAACCACTAATACCTATACTACCTTCATTACTTATAGCATAAGGTATAATTTCGTTACCACGTTGAAAAACATTACTGCCCTGAAGCGAAATGTTCATGGAAATATTTTGATTGGAGTTCATAGATTGAACTAACTCTGCAATTCGTCCGCCCCAACCAATATTACTTCTTTCATGCGGTATACCTGTTTGCCATTGCTGAATTTGGTCTGCATGCGAAAATAGACCCAAAGGTGTTTTTACCACATTATTTTTAATATCGGTTTTAGTAGAAGGCTCGATAAGTGTCCCCACATTTGAAAGAAAAGCTAGATTACCACTTTCAAATATTTGTTGCATATCGGCCATTGATGGATGAACACCAAAAACACGACCATCAGTTGTGTTAGGATTTATTTGTAAAATATCGTTTTGTGGTATGGCTAAATTTGATCGTGTTGTAGCATATTCGTTATACTCACTATTGCCTTTTGGAATGAGCATATTAAACGAATCGTTACCACCAGC containing:
- a CDS encoding DUF1501 domain-containing protein; protein product: MTKHKDNISRRKFLGQSCAALGYTTLFSSLINLKAMAASAVDNSPLITVGGDYKALVCVMLAGGNDSFNMLIPKGNSEYNEYATTRSNLAIPQNDILQINPNTTDGRVFGVHPSMADMQQIFESGNLAFLSNVGTLIEPSTKTDIKNNVVKTPLGLFSHADQIQQWQTGIPHERSNIGWGGRIAELVQSMNSNQNISMNISLQGSNVFQRGNEIIPYAISNEGSIGISGYGESNGFNQLRTQALNSMLERDYQDIFKNTYKNTIKTSNESSIEFQTAVETIPEFSTILPEYNNLAAQLRMVAKTIAARDTLGFSRQTFFVQLGGWDHHDELLINQANNLAQVNEALKYFNDVLTELNVSDCVTTFSVSDFARTLTSNGNGTDHAWGGNAFMMGAAVNGKEIYGDYPTLALNSGVDFQDGVMIPTTAADLYLAELALWFGVPASELSTILPNISNFYDTTSGVPPLGFMNMG